A window of Scophthalmus maximus strain ysfricsl-2021 chromosome 10, ASM2237912v1, whole genome shotgun sequence contains these coding sequences:
- the olig3 gene encoding oligodendrocyte transcription factor 3, with protein MNSDSSPSSRASSPDMDGMFHHLPLHHHHLHHHVGSSVSSSTQSGEQQRLKITGAEHLRSVDGKPPSVGSSSSSSSSSSSSSSNKYKLKKQVTEEEMYHLRLKINGRERKRMHDLNLAMDGLREVMPYAHGPSVRKLSKIATLLLARNYILMLNSSLDEMKRLVGEIYGGQHSAFHCGTVAHAAGGHSGGPAAAAAAAAAAAAAAHQVHPLLGGALSSSTSSTLSSALPGLTSLRAPHSLMKGSPPAPPALQLGPGFQHWAGLPCPCTICQVPPPTHIPITSAGLTRLTGEGKDGMK; from the coding sequence ATGAATTCAGACTCCAGCCCGAGCAGCAGAGCCTCCTCCCCGGACATGGACGGCATGTTCCATCACCTCCcgctgcaccaccaccacctccaccaccacgtAGGCTCCTCCGTGTCCTCCTCCACGCAGAGCGGCGAGCAGCAGCGCCTGAAGATCACCGGCGCGGAACACCTGCGGTCCGTCGACGGCAAGCCGCCGTCCGtgggaagcagcagcagcagcagcagcagtagcagcagcagcagcagcaacaagtaCAAGCTGAAGAAACAAGTCACCGAGGAGGAAATGTACCATCTCCGCCTCAAGATCAACGGCCGGGAGCGGAAGCGCATGCATGACCTCAACCTGGCGATGGACGGCCTGCGCGAGGTGATGCCCTACGCGCACGGGCCCTCGGTGCGCAAGTTGTCCAAGATCGCCACGCTGCTCCTCGCCAGGAACTACATCCTGATGCTCAACAGCTCCCTGGACGAGATGAAGCGGCTGGTGGGGGAGATTTACGGAGGGCAGCACTCGGCCTTCCACTGCGGCACCGTGGCGCACGCCGCCGGCGGACACTCCGGgggccccgccgccgccgccgccgcggccgcggccgccgctgccgccgcgcACCAAGTGCACCCTCTCCTCGGGGGCGCGctgtcctcctccacttcttccaCCCTGTCAAGCGCGCTCCCGGGGCTCACGTCTCTCCGAGCACCCCACTCCCTGATGAAGGGctccccgcccgcccccccggCCCTGCAGCTGGGCCCCGGCTTCCAGCACTGGGCCGGACTGCCGTGCCCCTGCACCATCTGCCAGGTTCCCCCTCCGACGCACATCCCCATCACCTCCGCCGGCCTCACGAGACTCACGGGGGAGGGCAAGGACGGGATGAAATGA